In Helicobacter bilis, a genomic segment contains:
- a CDS encoding site-specific DNA-methyltransferase, giving the protein MIEVFQKLPDSKSILQDTYKYRLSGNFNADNLLIYDDNLNAMRFLVQELNYKKSIDLVYIDPPFGTNNIFKLGSTMSAEKDSKIAYKDKFSLESYLEFLYCRLVWIRELMSEKGSLYLHIDSKMGHYVKILCDEVFGRENFINDITRIKCNPKNFKRKAYGNIKDMILFYAKSSQYIWNEIKDEVLESDLKKRFNKQDSKGYYTTIPLHAPGITQNGESGQEWNGIKPPNGRHWRYSLKELDKLQEAGLIEWSKNNNPRKKVYIDECKGKKIQDIWEFKDSQNPAYPTEKNRAILRRIIAMSSNTESKVMDCFCGGGGFLQEALNLGRKIIGIDESIEAIKLNQQWIKESENHLFSRNIALIGKCVSNRIINEVKENNHMERIST; this is encoded by the coding sequence ATGATAGAAGTGTTTCAAAAATTGCCAGATTCTAAAAGCATTTTGCAAGATACCTATAAGTATAGATTAAGTGGTAATTTTAATGCGGATAATTTACTTATTTATGATGATAATTTAAATGCTATGCGATTTTTAGTACAAGAGCTAAATTATAAAAAAAGCATTGATTTAGTCTATATTGACCCGCCTTTTGGCACAAATAATATTTTTAAACTCGGTAGCACAATGAGTGCGGAAAAAGATTCTAAAATCGCTTATAAAGATAAATTTAGTTTAGAATCTTATTTAGAGTTTTTATATTGTCGTCTTGTTTGGATTAGGGAACTAATGAGCGAAAAAGGAAGTTTGTATTTGCATATTGATAGTAAAATGGGGCATTATGTTAAGATACTTTGTGATGAAGTCTTTGGTAGGGAAAATTTCATCAATGATATTACACGCATAAAATGTAATCCTAAGAATTTCAAGCGTAAAGCGTATGGCAATATCAAAGATATGATTTTGTTTTATGCTAAAAGTAGTCAATATATTTGGAATGAGATAAAAGATGAAGTGCTAGAATCTGATTTGAAAAAGAGGTTTAATAAACAAGATAGCAAAGGCTATTATACGACTATTCCCCTGCACGCACCGGGCATTACACAAAATGGAGAGAGTGGGCAAGAGTGGAATGGTATAAAACCACCTAATGGCAGACATTGGAGGTATAGTCTAAAAGAGCTTGACAAGTTGCAAGAAGCAGGGCTAATTGAATGGAGTAAAAATAATAATCCACGCAAGAAAGTTTATATAGATGAATGCAAAGGCAAAAAGATACAAGATATTTGGGAGTTTAAAGACTCTCAAAATCCAGCGTATCCTACCGAGAAAAATAGAGCAATACTAAGGCGTATTATCGCTATGTCATCAAATACAGAATCTAAAGTTATGGATTGCTTTTGTGGTGGGGGAGGGTTTTTACAAGAAGCCCTAAATTTAGGGAGAAAAATTATCGGTATTGATGAAAGCATTGAGGCAATAAAACTTAATCAACAATGGATAAAGGAAAGTGAAAATCATTTATTCAGCCGTAATATTGCTTTGATTGGGAAGTGTGTCTCAAATCGCATAATTAATGAAGTGAAAGAAAATAATCATATGGAAAGGATAAGCACTTGA
- a CDS encoding restriction endonuclease → MNYFLNQSIVLANQRDYLDQLFRVYPMSPDNIREIDSTKWQRFEQAFAENKQNEIIESLLDFELFPIKDSYIAYLRRNKSAIERNPLTIARICGRLKEMGLNKIYENLSQPKETNRQIGPLFKRWVNSGALGLESVSINDFLHTRDNAILNASDSVMKHYAKEYLGYEREKGLDFIARFNGKIIISEAKFLTDFGGHQNAQLEDALQLLKCPLKENVVKIAILDGVCYIQNKSKMNAMLCQKYGDENILSALLLRDFLYSL, encoded by the coding sequence ATGAATTATTTTCTAAATCAAAGCATAGTCCTTGCTAATCAAAGAGATTATTTAGACCAGCTTTTTAGAGTGTATCCTATGTCGCCAGATAATATTAGAGAGATAGATTCTACAAAATGGCAAAGATTTGAACAGGCTTTTGCTGAAAATAAACAAAATGAAATCATAGAATCTTTGCTTGATTTTGAACTTTTCCCCATCAAAGATTCTTATATTGCTTATTTGAGACGCAATAAAAGTGCGATTGAGAGAAATCCACTGACAATTGCTAGAATCTGTGGGCGATTAAAAGAAATGGGGCTAAATAAAATTTATGAAAATCTTTCACAACCAAAAGAAACTAACAGGCAAATTGGTCCTCTTTTTAAGCGTTGGGTAAATAGTGGGGCTTTGGGATTAGAATCTGTTAGTATCAATGATTTTTTACATACAAGAGATAATGCGATTTTAAATGCTTCTGATTCTGTGATGAAACATTATGCAAAAGAATATTTAGGTTATGAGAGAGAAAAAGGACTTGATTTTATTGCACGATTTAATGGAAAGATTATCATAAGTGAAGCAAAGTTTTTAACAGATTTTGGGGGACATCAAAACGCCCAACTTGAAGATGCCTTGCAGCTTTTAAAATGTCCTTTAAAAGAAAATGTTGTAAAAATTGCTATTTTAGATGGAGTATGCTATATCCAAAATAAAAGCAAAATGAATGCTATGTTGTGTCAAAAATATGGCGATGAAAACATTTTATCTGCTTTGCTTTTACGCGATTTTTTGTATTCTTTGTAG
- the guaA gene encoding glutamine-hydrolyzing GMP synthase yields the protein MNNPQILVLDFGSQYTQLIARRLREYGIYTEIVPYFETLDSIKAKKPKGIILSGGPASVYEEGAYKPDSRIFDLNIPILGICYGMQYIAHFFGGSVVKAEAQEFGRAVLTILNGDSTTYDMESHSTHTNNMESNNIKQITSDTLILREFVSSDLEDVESMLLDSEVMSAWGRALSKQEAKEWLDKQMQSYRKYGFGLFAVVEKSSNEIVGQCGITWQSVQDSNLYDTIKASLSNTDYLNRATQHAMQTLLDSKAPLLPELGYIFKKSHWHKGLASKAAKMCMEYAFKELGLPLLISLIKTDNIAPQNLAKRLEMRIIGKSNKTFDNKDIAHFVYMLKASDYMGLDLNANDSKKVLLEFASYTKNNPMSADTKDELLKIWRDSVHATHHFLKAKDIDEIANDMENLLDSVCLESSLTQNLDSTKRTKGGSAEVSLGNFAGCVDIATRSYLDDNDAVAISNSCKSGKETTQSNKNLDSKITHPKPCTHPDLVENLDSIHFAPQSPAPAQVVGNLDSTHIIVASDYDKKLGFIALRGNKIEALFITPSAFKKGVGKALIAKALESGLGDYDYILVDCNEANTDAIAFYHTLGFAIFGRSPRDSHNRDLALVHFKASSALLMRSFNLSYDMPLFETERLIIRAMRKSDTAGLNAMLLDHKVMSSWEYNFNDSSVQEWLNTQLERYKKFGFGLWAVIEKESGAMIGQAGLSLQTYNDKKVLGMTYIIAKSHWKKGYGAEVALGCKHYAFSVLKAKELYLLIKEDSEASKAVAKKLQAYLLGETTWTYRGREMQRLVYRIKNTNTTHFSLETNRTILRPYKDLDYPMLRAILQDKETMQSFNGALSEEEVQTWIEREQSSIDRFGVGWWVIADKNNGSVIGLAGLHYTKYLEMQYVLHKDHLHKGYAIEVALACKEYAFKHLRVKEMYSLCREEDIAAQNVAKRIGMEKMGIVTDENSNTKYIEFCATSRINPLSYTKYSYTDSMESLESLQKNLSRLNLKINSLNTLDSKEVLDLSALWQEYFAKTHTHVSQEAIISSGKNMQDILSKCHQCLVIESIEENAKENEALGFLVVYDKADKNSFVEIFLCTNKARLEKEGIALLQALLHTNESETITLPCLLEQDEAGLLYEYLGFIKSGDDTHFKHLENEISNTDKNLVYNYHNTELPCFIYGVTKDKLKLSLRSFLLQDSLYCDRESLRISTYSTLRGNTHNNVENKNNKIALFANVKQDSIVWMSHADKVESLPNGFVELAKSGNTHYCAIADFKRQVYALQFHPEVVHSECGGEILKNFAVGICGADTSWNMRNFAQSEIVKLREKVLGYSKIIQGGLESNAEGLQECNDTLRRSILDEKLPQRDSANEAYNDNTPLDAAETSCGDLSLKDKPFSKVLCAVSGGVDSSVVATLLYRAIGENLIPVFVDTGLLRKGEREAVEAMFKENLKVPLIVADARELFLGRLKGVTDPEKKRKIIGETFIEVFEAEAKKHNTKGEIKFLAQGTLYPDVIESVSVKGPSKTIKSHHNVGGLPEWMKFELIEPLRELFKDEVRALGRELGMPESMLMRHPFPGPGLAIRIMGEVNAADLELLKEADSIFIEELHKWGLYDSVWQAFCVLLNVRSVGVMGDNRTYDNTICVRAVEAMDGMTASFSHLPHAFLESVSNRIINEVAGINRVVYDITSKPPGTIEWE from the coding sequence ATGAATAATCCGCAGATTTTAGTCCTTGATTTTGGTTCTCAATATACACAGCTTATTGCAAGAAGATTGCGTGAATATGGCATTTATACAGAGATTGTCCCCTATTTTGAAACACTAGATTCTATTAAGGCAAAAAAGCCTAAAGGTATCATTTTAAGTGGCGGTCCAGCAAGTGTGTATGAAGAAGGGGCATATAAACCAGATTCTAGAATCTTTGATTTAAATATTCCTATACTTGGGATTTGCTATGGTATGCAGTATATCGCACACTTTTTTGGTGGGAGTGTAGTAAAGGCTGAAGCGCAAGAGTTTGGTAGGGCGGTTTTAACGATTCTAAATGGAGATTCTACAACTTATGATATGGAATCTCATAGCACACATACAAACAACATGGAAAGCAATAATATAAAGCAAATAACAAGCGATACTCTCATTTTGCGAGAGTTTGTCTCAAGTGATTTAGAGGATGTAGAATCTATGCTTTTAGATTCTGAAGTGATGAGTGCATGGGGCAGGGCTTTAAGCAAACAAGAGGCAAAAGAATGGCTAGATAAGCAAATGCAGTCATATAGAAAGTATGGCTTTGGCTTATTTGCAGTTGTTGAAAAAAGTAGCAATGAGATAGTAGGGCAGTGTGGCATTACATGGCAGAGTGTGCAAGATTCTAATCTTTATGACACAATTAAGGCGAGTTTGAGTAATACAGACTATTTAAACCGTGCAACACAACATGCTATGCAAACCTTGCTAGATTCTAAAGCACCATTATTACCTGAATTAGGCTATATCTTTAAAAAAAGTCATTGGCATAAAGGTTTGGCAAGTAAGGCGGCTAAAATGTGTATGGAATATGCGTTTAAAGAGCTAGGTTTGCCCCTGCTTATAAGCCTTATAAAAACGGATAATATCGCCCCGCAGAATCTAGCAAAGCGACTTGAAATGCGTATCATAGGTAAAAGCAATAAAACTTTTGATAATAAAGATATAGCACATTTTGTCTATATGCTAAAAGCAAGTGATTATATGGGGCTAGATTTAAATGCAAATGATTCTAAAAAAGTCTTGCTTGAGTTTGCAAGTTATACAAAAAATAATCCTATGAGTGCCGATACAAAAGATGAGCTTTTAAAGATATGGAGAGATTCTGTGCATGCAACCCATCATTTTTTGAAAGCAAAGGATATTGATGAGATTGCAAATGATATGGAGAATCTTTTAGATTCTGTTTGTTTGGAATCTAGTTTGACACAGAATCTAGATTCTACAAAACGTACAAAAGGTGGTTCTGCGGAAGTATCTTTAGGCAATTTTGCAGGTTGTGTAGATATTGCAACAAGGAGTTATCTAGACGATAATGACGCAGTTGCAATATCAAACTCCTGCAAAAGTGGCAAAGAGACAACGCAGTCAAACAAGAATCTAGATTCCAAAATAACGCACCCTAAACCCTGCACCCACCCAGATTTGGTAGAGAATCTAGATTCTATACATTTTGCACCCCAAAGCCCTGCACCCGCCCAAGTGGTTGGGAATCTAGATTCTACGCATATTATTGTAGCAAGCGATTACGACAAAAAGCTAGGCTTTATTGCGTTGCGAGGCAATAAGATTGAAGCCCTATTTATAACCCCTAGTGCGTTTAAAAAAGGTGTTGGAAAAGCATTGATAGCAAAGGCTTTAGAATCTGGCTTAGGCGATTATGATTACATTCTAGTTGATTGTAATGAAGCAAATACTGATGCAATCGCATTCTATCATACACTAGGCTTTGCTATCTTTGGCAGAAGCCCTAGAGATTCACATAATAGGGATTTAGCGCTCGTGCATTTTAAGGCAAGTAGTGCGTTACTCATGCGTTCTTTTAATCTTAGCTATGATATGCCTTTATTTGAGACAGAAAGACTTATAATAAGGGCTATGCGTAAAAGTGATACAGCAGGGCTTAATGCTATGCTGCTTGATCATAAAGTAATGAGTTCATGGGAGTATAACTTTAATGATTCAAGTGTGCAAGAGTGGCTTAACACGCAGTTAGAGAGATACAAAAAGTTTGGCTTTGGGCTTTGGGCTGTGATAGAGAAAGAAAGCGGGGCAATGATAGGACAAGCAGGACTTAGTTTGCAAACCTATAATGATAAAAAAGTGCTTGGCATGACCTATATCATCGCAAAAAGCCATTGGAAAAAAGGCTATGGTGCTGAAGTGGCACTTGGGTGTAAGCACTATGCTTTTAGCGTATTGAAAGCAAAAGAGCTATACTTGCTTATTAAAGAAGATAGTGAAGCGTCAAAGGCGGTAGCAAAGAAACTACAAGCATATTTGCTTGGAGAGACGACTTGGACTTATCGTGGCAGAGAAATGCAGCGGCTTGTATATAGAATCAAAAATACAAATACAACGCATTTTAGCCTTGAGACAAACCGCACGATATTGCGTCCTTACAAAGACTTAGATTATCCTATGCTTAGGGCAATCTTGCAAGATAAAGAGACTATGCAATCTTTCAATGGTGCATTAAGCGAAGAGGAAGTGCAGACTTGGATAGAGAGAGAACAAAGCAGTATAGATCGATTTGGCGTTGGCTGGTGGGTTATCGCTGATAAAAATAATGGCAGTGTGATTGGACTTGCAGGACTTCATTATACAAAATATCTTGAAATGCAGTATGTATTGCATAAAGACCATTTGCATAAAGGCTATGCTATTGAAGTAGCCCTTGCATGTAAAGAATATGCCTTTAAGCATTTGCGTGTAAAAGAGATGTATTCGCTATGTAGGGAAGAAGATATTGCTGCACAAAATGTAGCAAAGAGAATTGGCATGGAAAAAATGGGGATTGTAACTGATGAAAATAGCAATACAAAATACATAGAGTTTTGTGCTACAAGTAGGATAAATCCACTCTCTTATACAAAATATAGCTACACAGATTCTATGGAATCTCTAGAATCTTTGCAAAAAAATCTTAGCAGATTAAATCTAAAAATTAATTCATTGAATACGCTAGATTCTAAAGAAGTGCTAGATTTAAGTGCGTTATGGCAAGAATACTTTGCAAAAACGCATACGCATGTATCACAAGAAGCAATCATTAGTAGTGGTAAAAATATGCAAGACATTCTCTCAAAATGTCATCAATGCTTGGTGATTGAAAGTATAGAAGAGAATGCGAAAGAAAATGAAGCATTAGGCTTTTTAGTCGTATATGATAAAGCAGATAAAAATAGCTTTGTAGAGATATTTTTATGCACGAATAAGGCAAGATTGGAAAAAGAGGGTATAGCATTATTACAAGCATTATTGCATACAAATGAGAGTGAGACAATTACGCTACCTTGCCTTTTAGAGCAAGATGAAGCAGGGCTATTATATGAGTATCTGGGCTTTATTAAAAGCGGTGATGACACTCACTTTAAACACCTTGAAAATGAAATATCAAATACAGATAAAAATCTCGTGTATAACTATCATAATACAGAATTGCCCTGCTTTATTTATGGGGTTACAAAAGATAAGCTGAAACTTTCATTGCGTTCATTTTTATTGCAAGATTCCCTATATTGCGATAGAGAATCTTTGCGTATAAGCACATATTCAACGCTAAGGGGTAATACTCATAATAATGTAGAAAATAAGAATAACAAGATAGCATTATTTGCTAATGTGAAGCAAGATTCTATCGTGTGGATGAGCCACGCTGATAAGGTGGAATCGTTGCCTAATGGATTTGTAGAACTTGCTAAAAGTGGAAATACGCATTATTGTGCTATTGCAGATTTTAAACGACAAGTATATGCTTTGCAGTTTCACCCAGAAGTGGTGCATAGTGAATGCGGTGGGGAGATTCTAAAAAATTTTGCTGTTGGGATTTGTGGGGCGGATACAAGCTGGAATATGCGGAATTTTGCGCAAAGTGAGATTGTGAAGCTAAGGGAAAAGGTGCTTGGATATTCTAAGATAATACAAGGGGGGTTAGAATCTAATGCGGAAGGATTGCAAGAGTGTAACGATACATTAAGGCGAAGTATTTTAGATGAGAAATTGCCGCAAAGAGATTCTGCGAATGAGGCGTATAATGACAATACGCCGCTAGACGCAGCAGAAACGAGTTGCGGTGATTTATCGCTAAAAGACAAGCCTTTTTCTAAGGTTTTGTGTGCGGTGAGTGGTGGAGTAGATTCTAGTGTCGTTGCTACGCTTTTATATCGTGCCATAGGGGAGAATCTTATCCCTGTTTTTGTCGATACCGGACTTTTAAGAAAGGGGGAGAGAGAAGCGGTAGAAGCGATGTTTAAGGAAAACTTAAAAGTGCCTTTGATTGTAGCGGACGCTAGGGAGCTATTTTTAGGGCGATTAAAGGGCGTAACAGATCCAGAAAAGAAGCGAAAAATCATCGGCGAAACCTTCATAGAAGTCTTTGAAGCTGAAGCTAAAAAGCACAACACAAAAGGCGAGATAAAATTCCTAGCACAAGGCACACTCTACCCAGATGTGATTGAATCTGTGAGCGTGAAAGGTCCTAGCAAAACGATAAAAAGCCACCATAATGTCGGCGGATTGCCTGAATGGATGAAATTTGAGTTAATCGAGCCTTTAAGAGAGCTGTTTAAGGACGAGGTAAGGGCGTTAGGCAGAGAATTAGGAATGCCAGAATCTATGCTTATGCGACACCCTTTCCCTGGACCCGGACTTGCCATACGCATTATGGGCGAGGTGAATGCGGCGGATTTAGAGCTTTTGAAAGAAGCAGATTCTATTTTCATAGAAGAGCTACATAAATGGGGCTTGTATGATTCTGTATGGCAGGCATTTTGTGTGCTTTTAAATGTGCGAAGTGTGGGCGTAATGGGCGATAACCGCACTTATGATAATACTATTTGTGTAAGAGCAGTAGAAGCAATGGACGGAATGACAGCGAGTTTCTCACACTTACCCCACGCATTTTTAGAGAGCGTTTCAAATCGCATAATCAACGAAGTAGCAGGGATTAATCGCGTAGTGTATGACATCACCTCAAAACCCCCGGGGACTATTGAGTGGGAATAG
- the lpxC gene encoding UDP-3-O-acyl-N-acetylglucosamine deacetylase produces the protein MKQRTIAKKVELVGIGLHKGVPVKMILEPLPSDSGIVFYRSDMGVSIPLKIENVIDTTMATVIGKNGAKVSTIEHLLSSIHAYGIDNIRIILDNEEVPIMDGSSIGFCMLLEEAGIQELDKPKKAIEIKEVVEVEEGGKFVRLEPSDAITFDFTIKFPHQAIREQSYKFEFSTQKYKEEIARARTFGFLQEVNQLRAMGLGLGGSFDNCIVLDEKGIMNAEGLRYKDEFVRHKILDAIGDMSLLGMPVIGGYISFAGSHKLNHFLTKKLLSAAHAYSIVDLQDKVKDTQKAYVPAKVKA, from the coding sequence ATGAAACAAAGAACGATAGCAAAAAAAGTGGAGCTTGTAGGCATTGGACTGCATAAAGGTGTGCCGGTGAAAATGATATTAGAGCCATTGCCAAGTGATAGTGGCATTGTCTTTTATCGTAGTGATATGGGGGTTAGCATACCGCTTAAGATAGAAAATGTGATTGATACGACTATGGCAACAGTTATTGGTAAAAATGGGGCAAAAGTCTCTACAATCGAGCATTTACTCTCTAGCATACATGCCTATGGTATCGACAATATACGCATTATCCTTGATAATGAGGAAGTGCCTATTATGGACGGATCAAGCATAGGATTCTGCATGTTATTAGAAGAGGCTGGGATACAAGAGCTAGATAAACCAAAAAAGGCTATTGAGATTAAAGAAGTCGTTGAGGTAGAAGAGGGTGGTAAATTTGTGCGACTTGAGCCAAGTGATGCTATAACCTTTGATTTTACGATTAAATTCCCACATCAAGCTATAAGGGAGCAAAGCTATAAGTTTGAGTTTAGCACACAAAAATATAAAGAAGAGATAGCAAGGGCTAGGACTTTTGGTTTTTTACAGGAAGTCAATCAGCTTAGAGCTATGGGCTTAGGGCTTGGCGGTAGCTTTGATAATTGCATTGTGCTTGATGAAAAGGGCATTATGAATGCTGAAGGACTGCGATATAAAGATGAGTTTGTAAGGCATAAGATTCTTGATGCAATCGGTGATATGTCCCTGCTTGGTATGCCAGTCATTGGTGGATATATCTCTTTTGCAGGTAGCCATAAGCTCAATCACTTTTTAACAAAAAAGCTTTTAAGCGCAGCCCATGCGTATAGCATTGTAGATTTACAAGACAAGGTAAAAGACACACAAAAAGCCTATGTCCCCGCAAAAGTAAAGGCTTAG
- the fabD gene encoding ACP S-malonyltransferase — MKYAFIYPGQGSQTKGMGRDFVENFSIAKMLLEEASDSLKQDMAKILYEDEEKLNETQYTQPAIFLVSAMAHKIVEKEYGIKAEIAFGHSLGEVSAYCLNGGAGFGDSIYLTHKRGQFMAESCKGKAVGMQSVGMMVCLGLATNVLEEICIKAQKEGKQVWAANYNMEGQIVLAGIKEDLESVSDTLKEAGAKRTLLLKMSVASHCPLLQDSIPPFKALLETSINDSIIEIISNANLSLYKTKEEALQNLTQQLIKPVLYHQCVSKAKELGVTQFIEFGNGSVLAGLNNKISDIPTISINSVQSIQGLGSL, encoded by the coding sequence ATGAAATACGCCTTTATTTATCCCGGGCAAGGCTCACAAACTAAGGGCATGGGTAGAGACTTTGTTGAAAATTTTTCTATTGCAAAGATGCTTTTAGAAGAGGCAAGTGATAGTTTAAAGCAAGACATGGCAAAGATACTTTATGAAGATGAAGAAAAGCTAAATGAGACACAATACACACAACCAGCCATCTTTCTAGTCAGTGCTATGGCTCATAAAATTGTAGAAAAAGAGTATGGCATAAAAGCAGAGATTGCTTTTGGGCATTCATTAGGCGAAGTAAGTGCGTATTGTCTCAATGGTGGGGCAGGCTTTGGAGATTCTATATATTTGACACATAAAAGAGGGCAGTTTATGGCAGAATCTTGCAAGGGTAAAGCGGTGGGTATGCAATCTGTGGGTATGATGGTATGCTTGGGACTTGCTACAAATGTATTAGAAGAAATTTGTATAAAAGCACAAAAAGAAGGCAAACAAGTCTGGGCAGCAAACTACAATATGGAGGGGCAAATCGTATTAGCAGGGATTAAAGAGGACTTAGAATCTGTAAGCGACACTTTGAAAGAGGCAGGGGCGAAACGCACATTATTATTAAAAATGAGTGTAGCAAGTCATTGTCCTTTATTACAAGATTCTATACCGCCTTTTAAGGCACTTTTAGAAACAAGCATTAATGATAGCATTATAGAGATTATCTCAAATGCAAATCTCTCTTTATACAAAACAAAAGAAGAAGCCTTGCAAAATCTCACACAGCAGCTTATAAAACCTGTGCTATATCATCAATGTGTAAGCAAGGCAAAAGAGCTTGGTGTTACACAATTTATAGAGTTTGGCAATGGAAGCGTATTAGCGGGATTAAATAATAAAATCAGCGATATACCTACAATCAGTATAAATTCAGTGCAGTCAATACAAGGGCTTGGGTCATTATAA
- a CDS encoding cytochrome-c peroxidase, protein MKKVTYIITGFLCAYMLVSITSLQGVVYAHTKEGDQYNEYRAKYSKPVSEWEKPHIDDGISYKEMQALPKIAKDTKENPYTEAKMLLGKKLFFEPKLSKSGQIACASCHNPELAFGDSIKTSFGHDRQRGKRNAPNIMMSGFFDELFWDGRAKGLESQALMPITNPIEMAHELNAMQDSIARLREYYPLFILAFGETQKQYEVLGIVSKEEFKKVLLDLLSLDLQNKDLDSLLQSKTLSKEQITLAKKLITKENIAKAIATYERSLVPKNTRFNRFLNGDYKALSDKEIYGLHIFRTKGRCMNCHYGVALSDGEFHNIGLSFYGRKLEDLGRYEISKDEKDLGAFKTPSLIAVSKSAPYMHNGIFPTLKGVINMYNAGFPTHTKTQHAILTPKTSKLIQPLNLNKEELEALEAFLLTL, encoded by the coding sequence TTGAAAAAAGTTACATATATTATTACAGGCTTTTTGTGTGCGTATATGCTCGTTAGCATTACTTCATTACAGGGCGTTGTATATGCACATACAAAAGAGGGCGATCAATATAATGAATATAGGGCAAAATATAGCAAACCAGTAAGTGAATGGGAAAAACCACATATTGATGATGGAATCTCTTATAAAGAAATGCAAGCCCTGCCAAAAATAGCAAAAGATACAAAAGAAAATCCCTACACAGAAGCAAAAATGCTACTTGGTAAAAAACTCTTTTTTGAGCCAAAACTCTCAAAATCAGGACAGATAGCTTGTGCGAGTTGCCATAATCCAGAGTTAGCCTTTGGAGATTCTATAAAAACTAGCTTTGGACATGATAGACAAAGGGGAAAACGCAATGCACCAAATATTATGATGAGTGGCTTTTTTGATGAGTTATTTTGGGACGGAAGGGCTAAAGGTTTAGAATCGCAAGCCCTTATGCCGATTACAAATCCTATTGAAATGGCACATGAGCTTAATGCTATGCAAGATTCTATTGCCAGATTAAGAGAGTATTACCCCTTATTTATCCTTGCCTTTGGAGAGACACAAAAACAATATGAAGTTTTAGGGATAGTATCTAAAGAAGAGTTTAAAAAAGTCTTATTAGATTTATTAAGCCTAGATTTACAAAATAAAGATTTAGATTCTCTTCTTCAAAGCAAAACTCTATCAAAAGAGCAAATCACATTAGCCAAAAAACTTATCACAAAAGAGAATATAGCAAAAGCCATTGCGACTTATGAAAGAAGTCTTGTGCCTAAAAATACGCGTTTTAATCGCTTTTTAAATGGCGATTATAAAGCCTTGAGTGATAAAGAGATTTATGGACTACATATTTTTCGCACAAAAGGGCGGTGTATGAATTGCCATTATGGAGTGGCATTAAGCGATGGAGAATTTCATAATATTGGCTTAAGCTTTTATGGTAGAAAGCTAGAGGATTTAGGACGATATGAGATAAGCAAAGATGAAAAAGATTTAGGTGCGTTTAAAACGCCCTCACTCATAGCAGTATCAAAAAGTGCGCCCTATATGCACAATGGCATATTTCCTACATTAAAAGGTGTCATCAATATGTATAATGCAGGATTCCCCACACATACAAAAACACAACATGCTATATTAACCCCAAAGACTTCAAAGCTTATACAACCATTAAATCTTAATAAAGAAGAGCTAGAAGCCCTAGAAGCATTTTTACTCACATTATAG